A stretch of bacterium DNA encodes these proteins:
- a CDS encoding ASCH domain-containing protein, which yields MFALNFYTDLYAEMLRTNRKTATIRLGDKKHKYTSGQLVWITVGQRFGRRKKLFTAMIDRVDVKPLLELSPRDIERENPEFRSIEDVTHLMNLIYDLEVSPEDVCTVIYFSRIDE from the coding sequence ATGTTTGCTTTGAACTTCTATACCGACCTTTATGCCGAAATGCTAAGAACTAATCGCAAAACGGCAACTATCCGACTCGGGGATAAAAAGCATAAATACACCTCCGGCCAGCTTGTTTGGATTACGGTCGGTCAACGATTTGGACGTCGCAAGAAGCTGTTTACCGCGATGATCGATAGGGTTGATGTGAAGCCTTTATTAGAGCTCAGTCCCCGTGACATCGAACGAGAAAACCCCGAATTTCGCTCCATCGAAGACGTAACTCATCTGATGAATTTAATTTACGACCTCGAAGTATCCCCCGAAGATGTTTGCACGGTAATTTACTTCTCACGTATTGATGAGTAG
- a CDS encoding thiamine pyrophosphate-dependent dehydrogenase E1 component subunit alpha, translated as MNNQHKDKGLPALELLRIMALAREGDRREGILIRQGKGWFGVASTGHEAVAALMYCLEPKDYLHLYYRDRALALVRGVTNYELALAYLGKNDSSSIGRQMPSFFSAPNLNIFSNAPPTGLQFLPAAGTAWANKLDGNGAITICCTGDATTRQGEFYESLCFALEKDLPLLFVVEDNGYGISTPTSKMTPWNIGALSKDCMVKVNGRDAFEVYNEGRRVVEKIRSGQGPMVLWLELDRLTSHTSSDDHRVYRSTDEIEEMLGRDPINLLRDELIKRGELTMEGWQEETQAIARQVDDDYLRAEQSANPNPSRTMEQTLARPPPPQTSNLPPQETWMMV; from the coding sequence ATGAATAATCAGCACAAAGATAAAGGGTTGCCGGCGTTGGAGCTACTTCGGATCATGGCTCTGGCGCGAGAGGGTGACCGACGAGAAGGAATTCTTATTCGGCAGGGGAAGGGTTGGTTCGGTGTAGCTAGCACTGGTCATGAAGCGGTTGCAGCTTTGATGTACTGTCTCGAACCCAAAGATTACTTACACCTCTACTATCGCGATCGTGCGCTGGCGCTTGTTCGCGGGGTAACTAATTACGAACTTGCATTAGCTTATCTGGGCAAAAACGATTCCAGCAGTATAGGCCGTCAGATGCCTTCCTTCTTCAGCGCTCCTAATCTCAACATTTTCAGTAATGCGCCGCCAACAGGTTTGCAATTTCTACCAGCAGCAGGAACTGCCTGGGCGAATAAGCTCGATGGCAATGGCGCAATCACCATTTGTTGTACCGGTGATGCAACAACTCGACAAGGCGAGTTTTATGAGTCGCTTTGCTTTGCCCTCGAAAAAGATCTACCCCTCCTTTTTGTAGTCGAAGACAATGGCTATGGTATTAGCACTCCCACTTCGAAAATGACGCCTTGGAATATCGGCGCTCTTTCGAAGGATTGTATGGTGAAAGTCAACGGGCGGGATGCCTTTGAAGTTTATAATGAAGGGCGAAGAGTGGTTGAAAAGATTCGCTCCGGTCAAGGCCCAATGGTTTTATGGCTTGAATTGGATCGCCTTACCTCACATACTTCTTCGGATGATCACCGTGTCTATCGTTCGACTGATGAAATCGAAGAAATGCTGGGCCGCGACCCCATCAATTTGTTGCGTGATGAGCTTATCAAACGCGGAGAGCTTACGATGGAGGGGTGGCAAGAGGAAACGCAAGCTATCGCACGTCAAGTGGATGATGACTACTTAAGGGCCGAACAGTCAGCCAACCCCAACCCCAGCCGTACCATGGAGCAAACCCTTGCCCGGCCACCGCCTCCGCAGACATCGAACTTACCTCCACAAGAGACCTGGATGATGGT